Proteins found in one Lycium ferocissimum isolate CSIRO_LF1 chromosome 6, AGI_CSIRO_Lferr_CH_V1, whole genome shotgun sequence genomic segment:
- the LOC132061305 gene encoding uncharacterized protein LOC132061305 → MALDMDIHELLVIGDLDLLIHQVHGEWAAKNAKILPSVNLAQRLCKKFKKIKFKHTPRAQNEFDDALAIIASMIQHPESSHIDLLEISLREEHAYCSHVEAEPDGKPCYTDIKMYLEKEEYLQNTTSNQGKTIRRMANRFFLNKEILYKLTPDLGLVRCVDATEATKILEEVHAGICGPHMSGFILGKKILRASYYWMTMEGDCCKFVQRCHQYQIYGDLIRVPLKELNVISSSWPFVTCGMDVIRPIEPAASNGHRFILAAIDYFTQWVEATSHKSVTKKVVADFVRNNIICRFGIPESIITNNGANLNSHLIKDICEQFQITLRNSTSYRPQMNRAV, encoded by the coding sequence ATGGCACTGGACATGGATATCCACGAATTGTTGGTCATAGGTGATTTGGATTTATTGATCCATCAAGTACATGGCGAGTGGGCCGCGAAGAATGCCAAGATCTTACCATCTGTGAACCTCGCACAGAGATTATGcaagaaattcaaaaagatCAAATTCAAGCATACACCGAGAGCTCAAAATGAGTTTGACGATGCTTTGGCCATTATAGCATCAATGATCCAACATCCTGAAAGCAGTCACATTGACCTGTTGGAAATAAGTCTGAGAGAAGAGCACGCCTATTGTTCCCATGTGGAAGCAGAACCCGACGGCAAGCCATGCTACACTGACATCAAGATGTATCTGGAAAAAGAAGAGTATCTCCAAAATACCACAAGCAACCAAGGGAAGACTATCCGGAGAATGGCCAACAGATTCTTCCTGAACAAGGAAATTCTCTACAAGCTGACGCCAGACCTAGGGTTGGTCCGATGTGTGGATGCTACTGAGGCCACGAAAATTTTAGAAGAGGTACATGCTGGAATCTGTGGGCCTCACATGAGCGGTTTCATTCTAGGTAAGAAAATCCTTCGAGCAAGTTACTACTGGATGACAATGGAGGGCGATTGCTGCAAATTTGTGCAAAGATGCCATCAGTACCAAATCTACGGAGATCTAATTAGAGTCCCACTGAAAGAACTCAATGTTATAAGCTCATCCTGGCCATTCGTCACCTGCGGCATGGATGTCATTAGACCCATCGAGCCTGCCGCCTCGAATGGACATCGATTCATCTTAGCCGCCATAGATTACTTCACCCAATGGGTGGAAGCTACATCGCACAAATCAGTGACAAAGAAGGTGGTAGCTGATTTTGTgcgaaacaacatcatatgccgCTTCGGCATACCAGAGTCCATCATAACAAACAATGGAGCGAATCTGAATAGTCACCTGATAAAGGATATCTGTGAACAATTCCAAATAACCCTTCGGAATTCAACTTCCTATCGGCCACAAATGAATAGAGCTGTATAA